The following coding sequences lie in one Arachis hypogaea cultivar Tifrunner chromosome 9, arahy.Tifrunner.gnm2.J5K5, whole genome shotgun sequence genomic window:
- the LOC112710527 gene encoding BRCT domain-containing protein At4g02110 isoform X2, with product MLGTSDQSEVFCGVHFVLFGFSPEDETEVRFKLVNGGAVDEGKYNGSCTHVIVDKIIYDDPVCIAARNDGKTVVTKLWVDHSSDIAMPVDASSVMYRPLKDLNGIPGAQNLVVCLTGYLRQDRDDIMTMVDLIGATFLKPLVANRVTHLVCYKFEGEKYELAKRMGTIKLVNHRWLEDCLKFWALLPEENYNKSGYELEIMKLEAKDSDEETEDFDLGQSERNISRSPLTAKFGVEATSGLLKSDRELSSAQPESTSLKNSPKVDNSKESSVIQGATSCQIPETDVKIRESKKANSPKTGCQDVLITEKAEPHAETFNKLANDFGSPSTASAERVTRSEAKLSSIKYYSKNKRGFTLPRSLNDGLDNGAGSTVSPLADLKSGNKHKTPSNMVLNGSGGIKSTSAKNSGDVTIGKLPQKRVNEAASNTLKSRKLTSDANLFVEKTTSENGKSEARKVTSMVEEPSKSEPCFSAGKDSFDKPNKNSFSKSIASISNSLSFDEPFTRDISPKSARSDKAYQTESKINGKHEIAGHGMEQVAGNEVEKHKVAKNLEGSPDNKNPLNGESPNLDLGNEESTKLIKRSPRKKSVAKRSFGSKPKVGATAKQKTLVSSNRTIQQGEAVNFSSRIKEVPIDNGDKPQPMTDDNNKSEEQETVVKHAEDANGRLETMDDETEAPDDKCEFELGMKHDENKNKADETAEKSEDIHHVTECEAAVPEKETAELTEKEKAPSVDDSTMKREVKHQVKKRPLSIAKKATVAKGLQKSKVALSENKISMERENVARMKSAEEVSHATDASNKSFAPRKPFGNSEEQKENRPIDEGEQDMPEAKSVANRTNKLSSKPEKINPKQTGYNPPMSEANKRLKTEPPCFILTGHHFLRKDFQQLIKKLKGKVCRDSHQWSYQATHFIAPEPLRRIEKFFAAAASGRWILKTDFLTASNQAGEFVEEEPYEWHDIGLNEDGTIDMEAPRKWRLLKERTGHGAFYGMRIIVYGDCITPPLDTLKRVVKAGDGTILATSPPYTRFLGTGIDYAIVTPGMPRVDLWVQEFLRYEIPCISADYLVEYVCKPSSSLEKHVLYDTHVWAERSFSKHQNRAEETTDIEESISSTPESNDIACEVCGSRDRGDVMLICGDESGSVGCGVGTHIDCCDPPLMDVPEEDWFCSKCIVKRNCSNSPKKRKKGGFSKSKRK from the exons ATGCTGGGAACTAGTGATCAATCAGAAGTCTTTTGTGGTGTTCACTTCGTTCTTTTTGGTTTCAGTCCCGAGGATGAAACCGAG GTTCGGTTCAAGCTTGTGAACGGTGGTGCAGTGGATGAAGGCAAGTACAATGGAAGTTGCACGCACGTCATTGTCGATAAGATCATATAT GATGATCCTGTGTGTATTGCTGCCAGAAACGATGGAAAGACAGTGGTGACTAAATTATGGGTTGATCATAGCTCTGATATTGCAATGCCCGTCGATGCTTCCTCC GTTATGTACAGACCTCTTAAAGATTTAAATGGAATACCTGGTGCCCAGAATTTGGTTGTGTGCTTGACTGGTTATCTACGACAGGATCGTGATGATATTATG ACAATGGTTGACCTCATTGGTGCAACATTTCTTAAGCCCTTGGTGGCAAACAGGGTTACTCATCTTGTATGCTACAAATTTGAAG GGGAGAAGTATGAGCTTGCCAAGAGAATGGGAACAATAAAGCTAGTTAATCATCGTTGGTTGGAAGATTG CTTGAAATTCTGGGCGCTTCTTCCAGaagaaaattacaacaagag TGGCTATGAACTAGAGATTATGAAGTTAGAAGCTAAGGATTCTGATGAAGAAACTGAAGATTTTGATCTGGGGCAATCTGAGAGAAATATAAGCAGAAGTCCCCTCACTGCAAAATTTGGTGTTGAGGCAACTAGTGGCTTATTAAAATCAGATCGAGAGCTTTCAAGTGCCCAGCCAGAATCTACTAGTCTCAAGAATTCACCAAAAGTTGATAATAGTAAAGAATCTTCAGTTATTCAAG GTGCTACATCATGTCAGATACCTGAGACAGATGTTAAGATCAGGGAGTCAAAGAAGGCCAATTCTCCAAAGACAGGCTGCCAGGATGTTCTCATAACTGAAAAAGCAGAACCACATGCTGAAACTTTTAATAAGCTGGCCAATGATTTCGGATCACCATCTACTGCAAGTGCTGAAAGGGTCACACGTTCTGAAGCAAAGCTCAGTTCTATCAAGTATTATtctaagaacaaaaggggattcacTCTTCCAAGGAGCTTAAATGATGGTTTGGATAATGGAGCTGGATCTACTGTGTCACCTTTGGCTGATTTGAAATCGGGAAACAAACATAAAACCCCGTCCAATATGGTATTAAATGGCAGTGGGGGAATCAAATCAACCAGTGCTAAAAATTCTGGGGATGTGACAATTGGTAAATTGCCGCAAAAAAGGGTAAACGAAGCTGCTTCTAATACATTAAAATCAAGGAAACTTACTTCCGATGCAAACTTATTTGTCGAGAAAACCACTTCAGAAAATGGTAAATCTGAAGCACGAAAAGTGACATCTATGGTTGAGGAACCATCCAAGTCTGAACCCTGTTTTTCTGCTGGAAAAGATAGTTTTGACAAACCCAACAAAAACTCATTTTCTAAATCCATAGCTTCTATATCCAATTCCCTATCATTTGATGAGCCTTTTACAAGAGATATAAGCCCAAAGTCAGCTCGAAGTGATAAAGCCTATCAGACTGAGTCTAAAATTAATGGGAAGCATGAAATTGCGGGTCATGGAATGGAACAAGTTGCTGGTAATGAAGTTGAGAAACACAAAGTTGCAAAAAATCTGGAGGGGTCCCCTGACAATAAGAACCCTCTGAATGGGGAATCCCCAAATTTAGATTTAGGCAATGAAGAAAGTACTAAGCTGATTAAAAGATCACCCCGCAAGAAATCAGTTGCCAAGAGAAGTTTTGGCTCTAAGCCAAAAGTTGGTGCTACTGCTAAACAGAAAACACTAGTTTCCTCAAACAGGACCATCCAGCAAGGTGAAGCTGTAAACTTTTCCAGTCGAATCAAAGAGGTACCAATTGACAATGGCGATAAACCTCAACCTATGACTGATGATAATAATAAGTCAGAGGAGCAAGAAACTGTTGTTAAACATGCAGAAGATGCCAATGGCAGACTTGAAACTATGGATGATGAAACAGAGGCTCCTGATGATAAATGTGAATTTGAGCTGGGAATGAAACacgatgaaaataaaaacaaagctgATGAAACAGCAGAAAAGTCAGAAGACATTCACCATGTAACAGAATGTGAAGCAGCAGTGCCTGAGAAGGAAACTGCAGAGTTAACTGAAAAAGAGAAGGCACCTTCAGTAGATGACTCAACCATGAAACGCGAAGTAAAACATCAAGTGAAAAAGCGTCCTCTAAGTATTGCCAAGAAGGCCACTGTTGCAAAGGGACTACAGAAATCTAAAGTGGCACTGTCTGAGAATAAGATAAGCATGGAACGGGAAAATGTGGCACGAATGAAATCTGCAGAAGAAGTATCTCATGCTACAGATGCGAGCAACAAATCCTTCGCACCAAGAAAGCCATTTGGAAATTCAGAAGAACAGAAGGAAAATAGACCAATTGATGAGGGAGAGCAGGATATGCCTGAGGCCAAATCTGTTGCCAATCGAACTAATAAATTGAGTTCAAAGCCAGAAAAAATAAACCCCAAGCAAACAGGTTATAATCCACCTATGTCAGAAGCTAACAAAAGATTGAAAACTGAACCACCATGTTTCATATTAACGGGGCATCACTTTCTGAGAAAGGATTTCCAACAATTGATAAAGAAGTTAAAGGGCAAAGTTTGCCGGGATTCTCATCAGTGGTCATATCAAGCAACCCACTTCATAGCACCAGAGCCTCTACGCAGGATAGAGAAATTTTTTGCTGCTGCGGCATCAGGAAG GTGGATTCTGAAAACTGATTTCTTAACTGCTAGCAATCAGGCAGGGGAATTTGTGGAAGAGGAACCTTATGAGTGGCACGATATTGGTCTCAACGAGGATGGCACGATCGATATGGAGGCTCCTAGAAAGTGGCGGCTGCTGAAAGAGCGAACAGGTCATGGTGCCTTCTATGGAATGCGCATTATTGTGTATGGTGACTGCATCACTCCACCTTTG GATACTCTGAAGCGAGTGGTCAAAGCTGGAGACGGAACAATACTAGCTACCTCTCCTCCTTACACGCGCTTCCTTGGTACCGGAATCGACTATGCCATAGTTACTCCTGGAATGCCACGTGTCGACCTGTGGGTACAAGAGTTCTTAAGATACGAGATACCTTGCATTTCGGCTGACTACTTAGTCGAATATGTATGCAAACCAAGTTCCTCACTTGAGAAACATGTATTATATGACACTCATGTTTGGGCAGAAAGGTCATTTTCCAAACACCAGAATAGAGCAGAAGAGACCACTGATATTGAAGAATCAATTAGTAGCACTCCTGAAAGCAACGATATAGCTTGTGAAGTTTGTGGATCAAGGGATAGAGGGGATGTGATGCTGATTTGTGGTGATGAGAGTGGTTCTGTTGGTTGTGGAGTTGGTACACATATTGATTGTTGTGATCCTCCACTTATGGATGTTCCTGAGGAGGATTGGTTTTGCTCTAAATGCATTGTTAAACGAAACTGCTCAAACTCTCccaagaaaaggaaaaagggtGGCTTCTCCAAGAGTAAGAGAAAATGA
- the LOC112710527 gene encoding BRCT domain-containing protein At4g02110 isoform X1: MLGTSDQSEVFCGVHFVLFGFSPEDETEVRFKLVNGGAVDEGKYNGSCTHVIVDKIIYDDPVCIAARNDGKTVVTKLWVDHSSDIAMPVDASSVMYRPLKDLNGIPGAQNLVVCLTGYLRQDRDDIMTMVDLIGATFLKPLVANRVTHLVCYKFEGEKYELAKRMGTIKLVNHRWLEDCLKFWALLPEENYNKSGYELEIMKLEAKDSDEETEDFDLGQSERNISRSPLTAKFGVEATSGLLKSDRELSSAQPESTSLKNSPKVDNSKESSVIQGNNNGADRDISFSNVDESKAMDKFLDVAIGATSCQIPETDVKIRESKKANSPKTGCQDVLITEKAEPHAETFNKLANDFGSPSTASAERVTRSEAKLSSIKYYSKNKRGFTLPRSLNDGLDNGAGSTVSPLADLKSGNKHKTPSNMVLNGSGGIKSTSAKNSGDVTIGKLPQKRVNEAASNTLKSRKLTSDANLFVEKTTSENGKSEARKVTSMVEEPSKSEPCFSAGKDSFDKPNKNSFSKSIASISNSLSFDEPFTRDISPKSARSDKAYQTESKINGKHEIAGHGMEQVAGNEVEKHKVAKNLEGSPDNKNPLNGESPNLDLGNEESTKLIKRSPRKKSVAKRSFGSKPKVGATAKQKTLVSSNRTIQQGEAVNFSSRIKEVPIDNGDKPQPMTDDNNKSEEQETVVKHAEDANGRLETMDDETEAPDDKCEFELGMKHDENKNKADETAEKSEDIHHVTECEAAVPEKETAELTEKEKAPSVDDSTMKREVKHQVKKRPLSIAKKATVAKGLQKSKVALSENKISMERENVARMKSAEEVSHATDASNKSFAPRKPFGNSEEQKENRPIDEGEQDMPEAKSVANRTNKLSSKPEKINPKQTGYNPPMSEANKRLKTEPPCFILTGHHFLRKDFQQLIKKLKGKVCRDSHQWSYQATHFIAPEPLRRIEKFFAAAASGRWILKTDFLTASNQAGEFVEEEPYEWHDIGLNEDGTIDMEAPRKWRLLKERTGHGAFYGMRIIVYGDCITPPLDTLKRVVKAGDGTILATSPPYTRFLGTGIDYAIVTPGMPRVDLWVQEFLRYEIPCISADYLVEYVCKPSSSLEKHVLYDTHVWAERSFSKHQNRAEETTDIEESISSTPESNDIACEVCGSRDRGDVMLICGDESGSVGCGVGTHIDCCDPPLMDVPEEDWFCSKCIVKRNCSNSPKKRKKGGFSKSKRK; this comes from the exons ATGCTGGGAACTAGTGATCAATCAGAAGTCTTTTGTGGTGTTCACTTCGTTCTTTTTGGTTTCAGTCCCGAGGATGAAACCGAG GTTCGGTTCAAGCTTGTGAACGGTGGTGCAGTGGATGAAGGCAAGTACAATGGAAGTTGCACGCACGTCATTGTCGATAAGATCATATAT GATGATCCTGTGTGTATTGCTGCCAGAAACGATGGAAAGACAGTGGTGACTAAATTATGGGTTGATCATAGCTCTGATATTGCAATGCCCGTCGATGCTTCCTCC GTTATGTACAGACCTCTTAAAGATTTAAATGGAATACCTGGTGCCCAGAATTTGGTTGTGTGCTTGACTGGTTATCTACGACAGGATCGTGATGATATTATG ACAATGGTTGACCTCATTGGTGCAACATTTCTTAAGCCCTTGGTGGCAAACAGGGTTACTCATCTTGTATGCTACAAATTTGAAG GGGAGAAGTATGAGCTTGCCAAGAGAATGGGAACAATAAAGCTAGTTAATCATCGTTGGTTGGAAGATTG CTTGAAATTCTGGGCGCTTCTTCCAGaagaaaattacaacaagag TGGCTATGAACTAGAGATTATGAAGTTAGAAGCTAAGGATTCTGATGAAGAAACTGAAGATTTTGATCTGGGGCAATCTGAGAGAAATATAAGCAGAAGTCCCCTCACTGCAAAATTTGGTGTTGAGGCAACTAGTGGCTTATTAAAATCAGATCGAGAGCTTTCAAGTGCCCAGCCAGAATCTACTAGTCTCAAGAATTCACCAAAAGTTGATAATAGTAAAGAATCTTCAGTTATTCAAGGTAATAACAACGGAGCTGATAGAGACATAAGCTTTAGTAATGTTGATGAGTCTAAGGCAATGGATAAGTTTCTTGATGTTGCTATAGGTGCTACATCATGTCAGATACCTGAGACAGATGTTAAGATCAGGGAGTCAAAGAAGGCCAATTCTCCAAAGACAGGCTGCCAGGATGTTCTCATAACTGAAAAAGCAGAACCACATGCTGAAACTTTTAATAAGCTGGCCAATGATTTCGGATCACCATCTACTGCAAGTGCTGAAAGGGTCACACGTTCTGAAGCAAAGCTCAGTTCTATCAAGTATTATtctaagaacaaaaggggattcacTCTTCCAAGGAGCTTAAATGATGGTTTGGATAATGGAGCTGGATCTACTGTGTCACCTTTGGCTGATTTGAAATCGGGAAACAAACATAAAACCCCGTCCAATATGGTATTAAATGGCAGTGGGGGAATCAAATCAACCAGTGCTAAAAATTCTGGGGATGTGACAATTGGTAAATTGCCGCAAAAAAGGGTAAACGAAGCTGCTTCTAATACATTAAAATCAAGGAAACTTACTTCCGATGCAAACTTATTTGTCGAGAAAACCACTTCAGAAAATGGTAAATCTGAAGCACGAAAAGTGACATCTATGGTTGAGGAACCATCCAAGTCTGAACCCTGTTTTTCTGCTGGAAAAGATAGTTTTGACAAACCCAACAAAAACTCATTTTCTAAATCCATAGCTTCTATATCCAATTCCCTATCATTTGATGAGCCTTTTACAAGAGATATAAGCCCAAAGTCAGCTCGAAGTGATAAAGCCTATCAGACTGAGTCTAAAATTAATGGGAAGCATGAAATTGCGGGTCATGGAATGGAACAAGTTGCTGGTAATGAAGTTGAGAAACACAAAGTTGCAAAAAATCTGGAGGGGTCCCCTGACAATAAGAACCCTCTGAATGGGGAATCCCCAAATTTAGATTTAGGCAATGAAGAAAGTACTAAGCTGATTAAAAGATCACCCCGCAAGAAATCAGTTGCCAAGAGAAGTTTTGGCTCTAAGCCAAAAGTTGGTGCTACTGCTAAACAGAAAACACTAGTTTCCTCAAACAGGACCATCCAGCAAGGTGAAGCTGTAAACTTTTCCAGTCGAATCAAAGAGGTACCAATTGACAATGGCGATAAACCTCAACCTATGACTGATGATAATAATAAGTCAGAGGAGCAAGAAACTGTTGTTAAACATGCAGAAGATGCCAATGGCAGACTTGAAACTATGGATGATGAAACAGAGGCTCCTGATGATAAATGTGAATTTGAGCTGGGAATGAAACacgatgaaaataaaaacaaagctgATGAAACAGCAGAAAAGTCAGAAGACATTCACCATGTAACAGAATGTGAAGCAGCAGTGCCTGAGAAGGAAACTGCAGAGTTAACTGAAAAAGAGAAGGCACCTTCAGTAGATGACTCAACCATGAAACGCGAAGTAAAACATCAAGTGAAAAAGCGTCCTCTAAGTATTGCCAAGAAGGCCACTGTTGCAAAGGGACTACAGAAATCTAAAGTGGCACTGTCTGAGAATAAGATAAGCATGGAACGGGAAAATGTGGCACGAATGAAATCTGCAGAAGAAGTATCTCATGCTACAGATGCGAGCAACAAATCCTTCGCACCAAGAAAGCCATTTGGAAATTCAGAAGAACAGAAGGAAAATAGACCAATTGATGAGGGAGAGCAGGATATGCCTGAGGCCAAATCTGTTGCCAATCGAACTAATAAATTGAGTTCAAAGCCAGAAAAAATAAACCCCAAGCAAACAGGTTATAATCCACCTATGTCAGAAGCTAACAAAAGATTGAAAACTGAACCACCATGTTTCATATTAACGGGGCATCACTTTCTGAGAAAGGATTTCCAACAATTGATAAAGAAGTTAAAGGGCAAAGTTTGCCGGGATTCTCATCAGTGGTCATATCAAGCAACCCACTTCATAGCACCAGAGCCTCTACGCAGGATAGAGAAATTTTTTGCTGCTGCGGCATCAGGAAG GTGGATTCTGAAAACTGATTTCTTAACTGCTAGCAATCAGGCAGGGGAATTTGTGGAAGAGGAACCTTATGAGTGGCACGATATTGGTCTCAACGAGGATGGCACGATCGATATGGAGGCTCCTAGAAAGTGGCGGCTGCTGAAAGAGCGAACAGGTCATGGTGCCTTCTATGGAATGCGCATTATTGTGTATGGTGACTGCATCACTCCACCTTTG GATACTCTGAAGCGAGTGGTCAAAGCTGGAGACGGAACAATACTAGCTACCTCTCCTCCTTACACGCGCTTCCTTGGTACCGGAATCGACTATGCCATAGTTACTCCTGGAATGCCACGTGTCGACCTGTGGGTACAAGAGTTCTTAAGATACGAGATACCTTGCATTTCGGCTGACTACTTAGTCGAATATGTATGCAAACCAAGTTCCTCACTTGAGAAACATGTATTATATGACACTCATGTTTGGGCAGAAAGGTCATTTTCCAAACACCAGAATAGAGCAGAAGAGACCACTGATATTGAAGAATCAATTAGTAGCACTCCTGAAAGCAACGATATAGCTTGTGAAGTTTGTGGATCAAGGGATAGAGGGGATGTGATGCTGATTTGTGGTGATGAGAGTGGTTCTGTTGGTTGTGGAGTTGGTACACATATTGATTGTTGTGATCCTCCACTTATGGATGTTCCTGAGGAGGATTGGTTTTGCTCTAAATGCATTGTTAAACGAAACTGCTCAAACTCTCccaagaaaaggaaaaagggtGGCTTCTCCAAGAGTAAGAGAAAATGA